TGGGCGGGCATGGTCAAACCAGTCTCAGCCCGCCATGGGCCATGGGCTGGCAGCTTGGGGAAGGGACCCCTACAGGAAGCAGGTCCTGGGAGAGGCCTTGGTTTTAAAGCAGACTGTCTCCCTCAGAGCCTCAGTGATAGCCTTCAGAGTAGAGGCATTAGGGGCTTGGGCTGCAGGACCTCAGCTGCCAGGCTGTCTTGGGACCCCCTCCAGCGGAGAGCCCCCAGGTGACCCTGCCTACCTTTTTCTTGATTTCAGCCTGGGCACGTGCCCGGGCCCGCTGCAGACGCTCCTCCTGCAGGATCTTTTGCATCCGGAGCTTCTCTTCTCGAAGTCTGGGCAGCAAGAGATAACACTGAAAACTTGTCGGCGGTGGagtgcgggggcgggggcgggggcggttCTGGGAGGAGGTGTGTAATTTCCTCACGGAGTCCCCAGGTCAGGCCGTGAGGACTGAAAACTCCCAGCTCCTCTTCACCTCTCTTGCCAGGTCAAGGCCTCAATACCTATCCATAGTCAAAGCACCACTGCTCTGGCCACGGTGGCCTAGGCCCAGAGGACAGCCAGGGCCCTGCTGCTCCAAGGCCCTAGCTCTGGCATCCTGCAAGGGCTGATCTAAGTTTCATCCAGCAGACCCCTCTCCCAGAGGCTCGTTTCCCTGAATCTACACCCATGGCCTGATCTGTGCATCTGCGGCCTCCCTTGCCACCATGAAGGTCCAGCATCTCCCTCGGGCAAGAGTCTTGTCCTTCCTGTGTGTACTCCCAGTCCTCAAAGCCTGGCCTAGTGCCCACTCCGAGCAGGATACCAGGAACCCAGAGGAAAAGCCCCTGTGCTTGTGGGGGatggatgtgtgtttgcagattGCCCTGTCTCATGACCCTCCACGGGATGGATGAACCAGGCCGCCCACAGGCCAGGAAAGCCACAGCCCCCATCTGCCTTGGGTCCAGGCTGGTGTCCTGACACGGCAAGCTGGTGCCCATCTGCGCCCTCCACTCCCCTCTGAGCTGAAGTTCCCAGGGCTCCCTGAGTCCCTGCACCCTTCCTTCTGCTCCGGCAACACTGCTGCAGCTGTGCCTGCCTTCCCAGGTGCTGGCAGCTgccctctccctcagcctcccgccCCTCCAGCCCAGCTCCAGAAGGAAGAATCTAACCACCTTACCTGGCTGTGTTTGCCCCACTGCTTAAATCCCTCCACTGCTGCTCTGTGGCCTTGAGGCTGGCCGTGCTGGCCACACTAACTGAGCTCCAGCTCTTCCATCTTCTAGACCCTGAGCCTCCTGGCCACATCAAGTCACTGTCCTTTGCTCCAGAAAGCTTTCCctaaccccccccccccccagttgAGTGTGATGCCCCACTAGATTCCCCCAAGACCTGCTTTTTGTCTCTCATAGCACGCACGGGGCACGGGGGCCTGTCTCCTTGGAGTGCTGTGAGGGTGGGGCCTGTAGTGCTGTCTGCCCTCAGGGCCAGCCTGGACTCAGAAGCTGGCAGGGTAGGCCTGGAGCTCACCTGATGCGCCGCTCCTTCTCCTTGGCCCTCTCAGCCTGCTCGATTTTGACCTGAGGCACACGCTCCAGGTTCTCTAGCAGCTCATCCAGCTGGTGCTCGATGACGGTCAGCATCTGCACGGTGCCCAGGTTCGCCTCCTGCTGGGTGCTGACACAGTGCCGGTACACATCCAGCACCTTGCGGTTCAGGCTCTGTAGCAACTTATCCTGTGGAAGAGAAGGCTGCCAGCAGGGGGCTGGCAGGCTGAAACCCGCCCCAATACCAGTGCCTTTGGGGGTGGCCTGCTGACTTCCCATTGTGGGGCCGCCTGCTTGGCACACAGTGGGGCTCTGAGAACATAGACTGAAACAGTACTTGGGGAACTGGCATTTCTTAGccagagcagcctggccctgTAGGCCGCCTGGAGTCAGCCAGATCCCTGGTTccagcccctcccccagctgCCTCTGATGAGCCAACAGGGCCCAGTCCCCTCCACCAGGAAGCCCTGCATTGATCGCAGCTCCCAACAGAGCCATGTCCTCTGAGCCTGTCTTAACACTTAGAAAGCAGgtaacaggctgggcatggtggctgatgcctgtaatcccagcactttaagaggctaaggtgggtggatcacctgaagtcaggagttcaagaccagcatggccaacatagtgaaacctggtttctactaaaaatacaaaaattagccaggcgtggtggcacgcacttgtaatcccagctactcgggaagctgaggcaggggaatcgcttggacccaggaggcagaggttacagtgagattgcgccattgaactctagcctgggcaacagagcgagactccatctcaataaaaaaagaaaagaaaacaggtaaCAGCCCCTCCACAGGGCTGTGTGAGGAGGGGAGCAGCAAGCAGGCGGCTCAGCCCAACCTGGGCACAGCTAGTGCCCATGGACTCTGGCTGTCAGGGGAGTGCTGTCTTGCTCATGGCTGCATCCCACAGCCttggcccagtgcctggcatgcaacTGGCGCTTGACAGTAGGAAGCCTCCCCATGCCCAGGGTGGCCCCAAGTGTGCTGTCAGGTTGGGAGCAGGCTGAGCCCTTGGCCGGTCCCTGGCTTCTGCTGCTCAGAACACCACCAGCTTTCTGTTCTAATTTTCTCACCCTCTTAGCTTGGCTTGGGGACACGCCTCTTCCTCGCCTTCGGGATCACCTTGCCAGGCACAATGTGTGTGTTTAAGAAGCAGacaaatttattgaataaaagaatgaagcagTGAATGAGGTATAGGGGCAACCAAGCTGCCTGGCATGAGCATGGATACCTGTGGTGGCTCCTGGAGGCAGGCAGGGCAAGGGCAGCTGCAGAGCACTCACCTGGGCCTTGCCCTCCATCTTCCTAGGGGCTGTCAGGGTTCCTTCAGTGGGTACCCAAGGGCCCCTCCTTCCCCGGGCCTCTGGCCACCTCGATCCCCAGCCTACCTGCTGATCTCCCCTGTACTCGCCGAAGTGGAAGACTCGGGCTTTGAGCTCCAGCTCTGCTGCTGTGTCCTCCTCCTTGGTGATGGACATCATCATCGTAGTGACCCACTGCTTCAGCTGGTTGACCTCCCTGTCCCTGGAGGAGTGGGAAACAAGCAGGTGATCATTCACTCAGCACTGCCCTGGGTGCATTGCTTCTCTGAGCCTGACCATCTATATGGTGCTTTGCTCCTAACAGCTGTCCTGAGGACTGAAGGATCATGGGTGCCAAGTCTCTGCATGTCCAGGGAGTCAAAAATGCTGGTAGAATGCAGGGGggaatttaaaatacttaacCATCAACATTAAAGAAAGTAAACAGgtttattgaggcataattcacagacaataaaattaactatcatagAATATAGGAGTATTTTTTGGTATATTCAAGTTTACACAACCATTaccataatctaattttagaacattatcATCACCCTGTGCCTATTAGCAGTCACTTCTCATTGTCCCCTCTATCCCTTGGTCTTACGCCACCACACATCTGTTTTGTGTCTACCCTGAACACTTCTtaaaaatggaatcacacaacaTGTTTCCTTTGGACTGGCTGCTTTCACCCAGCATATTTTCAAGTCCACCtatgttgcagcatgtgtcagcacctcatttctttttatggttgagtaatCTTCCATTGCATGCATAGGCCACACTTGAATCTGTTCAtcccttgatgggcatttgggttgttctaCCTTTTGGCTCTTGGGAAtattgctgctatgaacattcacatacaggTTTTTGTGAGGACACGTTAGCATTTTATGTATCTAGTAGTAGAATTTCAGCACTCACCTTTCAAGTGTAATAAACAGATGCACAAGGGACATGCTGCTCAGAGTTGGTCctcagaccaacctgggcatgACCTGCAAGTGTGAAATAAGTCTTAGGCCTTGACCCATGCCTGTTGAATCAGAAACTTCCTTTTAAGATTCCTGGGGGGTTCAACTGCACATAAAGTCTGAGAAGTCTGGTTTCTGCAACAAATGGATGGCAAGGggtaaaagagaaaggaaacctATAGAttgaaaagaatttaaagataCAACCAGAGGAATAGCATCAGCAAGATGGTGGAATGGGGGTCCTCGGGATATTGGTATCTACTTTTCCTTTCTCATAATGTCTTTGCCTAGTTTTGGTATTTGGGTCATACTGACTTCACAGACTGGGTTAGGAAGTATTTCCTCTGCTCCTAACTTGTGACAGGGATTGTAGGGAATTGGTGTAATTTCTTCCTTAGATGAAATTCTTGCTCTGCAGAATTCACCAGcaaacccatctgggcctggggaTTTCCTTTTTGTCAGGCTGTTAGTTACTGATTTAATTTAGTTAATGGATATAGGCCTACTCAGattatttgtttcatatatttttgaaactgtattttgatttttttctgaaaagagatGGCTGAGTTcatggaagttaaatacacactgGCTCCAACTCCTCTGGAAACAAAGTGTGGATGCTCTCAGGGATGGCTTGGCTGGCCGAAGAACAGCTTTTGGATGTCACGTCCAGCATTCTGgttatgtttgcatgtgtgttgGAGGAGGAACCTGTCTTCTTGCCAGATTATCTGGGAACCTGGGAGGCTGCCCACCTTTCCCAACTCATCTTCCTCTGTGTGCGGCACCTCCCAGCTTTCCAGGGCACAAGGTCttgcctgaggctgggagtttcaTGTCATTTTggggattctttttcttttttttttttttgagacaaacgagtttcgctcttgttacccaggctggagtgcaatggcgcgatctcggctcaccgcaacctccgcctcctgggttcaggcaattctcctgcctcagcctcctgagtatctgggactacaggcacgcgccaccatgcccagctaatttttttgtatttttagtagagacggggtttcacctcgttgaccaggatggtctcgatctcttgacctcgtgatccacccacctcggcctcccaaagtgctgggattacagacttgagccaccgctcccggcatTTTGGGGATTCTTTACCACACTGCATCAATGGGACATGGGTGCTTGGGAGCATGGCTCCCCCATAGAACACTTAAGCCTCAGCAGGCTCCCACCTCAtggcctttgcacctgctattCCCGCTGCCTGGGACCCTCTTTGCCCAGCCTCTGTGTGACTGGCCTTCCTCCCACTCTGGAAAGTTGCCTGACACCTGGAAGCCTTCCCTGTCCCTCCCATCTGCTGTCACTCTCCATTTTAGCCCTCATTCTCAAATAGCTTTATTTTCCTCCTAGAACATATCAATATACACAAGTCACATCTGTGGACCTGTTTGTTGTGTCTGCTGCCATTACAGGTCAACTGCACGAGGGCAGGGCCTTGCTTTATCCTTGCAGAGCTTAGACCTGGGCCTGACACAGAATGGATGCATAGGCAGCATGTGGGGAGTGAGTGGAATGGAGGATTCCCTGCTCTGGACAGGCCTCACTGGTACCCCAGGCTGACCCTGCTCTGCCCAGCTCTCCTGGAGCCAGGTACCCTGCAGGGGACTGAGTGGTCACACCCAGCAGGAGGGACCATAACAGCCTCAGGTGGGGTCCAGGTGAGAGCTGGGCAACTACCAGACTTCCTGCCGCCTCTCTGGCTggaattgggaggctgagattttCCCAAGGTTCCAGCCTGTCCCCAGAGGCCCCAATGCTGGGTGGCCACATGGCCCTCACCCATTCCTGCCTGTCTCAGCCCCACCTGGCCCCAGCCTTCAGGATGGCACTGACCACACCCAAGTCCTCCTGCTCAGGGCTGCAGCCACTCCTGTCCCTGTTATGCTGCTGAGCAACAGCTGGGTACACATTTCACAGCAGCCCACAGGTGGCTTGGCCTTCCCCAGTTCGGTGCCATGAACACCCGCTCAGTGGTCTATGAAAGATTATGAAGCAGCAGCAGTTCCAGGCCCTTCTGAGCACATGACTGCTTTGGGTGCCTGTGCAAAGTATGTTAGTGCTGCCAGAAACTAGGGGGTCAGGGTCCCTGTGGACCTCCAGCCACCCCAAGGGCCTCCCAGGAGCTTGGTAGCAGCAGAAGGCCCCTAGGGTGGGAGGTCCTTGGAGAGGCCTGGCTCTAGCCATGGGCTGCTGCAGCATGGGCATGGGGATCTGGGCACCGCCcacttccagctctgccaccctCTCTCCAGGATTCGGCCCACAAACGGACGGAGCTTCTCAGGCAACCTGGGCAAGACCAGGGCTGTGAACAGGGATGGGGGCTATACCCCAGCTCAGCTCTAGTGCTGGGGGTTGGGAGTTCCAGGATGAGAACGGCAGGGACCCCCTGCACCTACATGCGGATCTGGGTATGTTTCAGGGTGTGGCTCAGCTCATCCAGCGTCTCCTCCATCTCCTGTCTGTTCTGGATCAGCGACAGGTTCTGCTCCTCCAGCTCTCTGAAGACATCCAGGAGCTGCTGGGGCTCCGTGAAGTACAGCTGTGGCTCCTGCAACCCACAGGTGTTGGCAGGACCTGGCCAGGGACAGCGCcaggggggca
The genomic region above belongs to Saimiri boliviensis isolate mSaiBol1 chromosome 8, mSaiBol1.pri, whole genome shotgun sequence and contains:
- the LOC141585345 gene encoding LOW QUALITY PROTEIN: uncharacterized protein LOC141585345 (The sequence of the model RefSeq protein was modified relative to this genomic sequence to represent the inferred CDS: inserted 3 bases in 2 codons; deleted 1 base in 1 codon; substituted 3 bases at 3 genomic stop codons); this translates as MDSGCQGSAVLLMAASHSLGPVPGMQLALDSRKPPHAQGGPKVLSGWEQAEPLAGPWLLLLRTPPAFCSXIFSPSXLGLGTRLFLAFGITLPGTMCVFKKQTNLLNKRMKQXMRYRGNQAAWHEHGYLWWLLEAGRARAAAEHSPGPCPPSSXGLSGFLQWVPKGPSFPXASGHLDPQPTC